The following is a genomic window from Xiphophorus couchianus chromosome 5, X_couchianus-1.0, whole genome shotgun sequence.
ACCAAGACCTCCATCATGCTGGGACTGGGCGAGAGTGACCAGCAGATAGTCAACACTCTGACCGGTCTGTGGCTGCTgcagataaacacacacaggtctGTGTAAGTGCTTGTCTGACTGTTGCTGTGGTGACGTTGCAGAGCTGAGAGAGGCAGGAGTGGACTGTCTAACCCTAGGTCAGTACATGCAGCCCACAAAGCGCCACCTAAAGGTGAGTCCTCCACACTGCAGAAGCAGTCAGGTCAGATTTATCGTTTGCAGATGGATGCATAATTATGAGGACGTGTGATCGGGTTTAGGTGGAGGAATACATCCCCCCTGAAAAGTTTGCTTACTGGGAGAAAGTTGGGAACGAGATGGGATTTGTGTACACAGCCAGCGGGCCACTGGTTCGATCCTCCTACAAAGCAGGTGAGCTGAATTATTAATGCTGCAAAAATATGAAGGAAAATGAACTTAAGTGCACAATTGTTCAGATTAGATTTCattgagaataaaattgtaagCGGTCGATCTCTCTGCATGGTTCTGCCTGCttgcatttagaaaaacaagtgaagtctgtttttttgtgcatgttttccttttgtgtgCTGTAATTTGAGATTCAATTGTCTGGAGGTTCAGTTTAGCTGAGATCTTAGATCAGACCAGCTTGTTTTTCGTTCCCAGAGAGCAGCAATATGAGCAGCATTCAGGGTATCTTCAGATGACCTGGAGTTAGGTCCAGTTGTGCAACAAAACCGCTCATCAACAGTTGTTTTTACAACTAATAATACAATATACTATGCgttgtaaaatgtttgcaccACTTGGACTTTTTTAGTTTGCCTCGCTATAGTACCAAACTTTAAAGTAGCATACtgtattgagattttatttggaaaaacgcaaagtagtgcataacttCAAAGTGCAaggaaaagaacatttagaaaatgttggcCATCATTTATATTTAGCTTCTTTTACTCTGACACATCTAAATTATATTCAGCGGTAGAAAAATGAACACTGCACACCTACCTTCTGCTTCACTGCTATAAAACTAAAGTTTGTCTAGAGCTTCAAAATATCTTATAAACATGGactgaaatacttttattttgaaaagacaaaatgtaattaaaaatgaatttctaTTATCAGattttagaacaaaataaatcaaatgtttacagAGGGAATAAGTATTTTGTAGAGCATTGTAAGTCCCTtccataaatatgaaaaataaaaaatatagatagaaaactaaaaattattacagtaaattgtattttaaaagcCTTGTTGTACTGGTGTGTTCCTAAAGTAGATATTTTCTCCCCTTTATTGCATAAAACTCctacagaaaaactgcaaaaaccaCCACTTCTTATTCCCTTTATAATTACAAAATACTTCTTACAGTGTGTGATTTTATAAGAACCACATGTGGCTCTGGAGCTGCAGGTTACAGACCCCTGCCTTAGAGTAAAGATTAAGAACCGAGTTAATCGGTTCTTAATTGGCTAACCTTTAGTCATTTGCAGCTCAGAGGAGATTTGGAGGAAATGAGCCTCCATATCTGAACAGTTCCAAGtaataaagcagaaaattaatAACTATTTTTCCTCCTAACAGGGGAATTCTTCTTGAAGAATCTGctgaagaagagaaaagcagaaatcacAACAGAACAAGAAGCTTCTTGAAAcagctcatgtttttttttcttctccaaatcGCACTAGCAGTCTGTAACGCATCACAATGATCCATTGTTTTCAGCAGGAAATTCACTCATTAGAACCAAGAAAAACAGAGACCAGGAGGCGTTCTACTTTAGCTGACTTGTTAACTAAAACGTGCaacaaaaagagtttttttgtCAGGATACTAGTTTTTCCGTCTCTACCAGTAGCTGCCCTGAAGCACTGCCTTTTGTTAAAACGATCAGAGAACCAGATGAGACTCGTGGCCAGCTGGGAGCAGAAGCTGCACTTTTCAATCACCTTCTCTAGCCTCCATAAACAGCATAGGGAGCTAAAGCTCTAACAGGAAGtcctgttttctgctttctttaaaacactgaaatcaaGTAGTGTATGAAACAAACGtcttttctaaaatgttctgtCTGTATGTCTACTTGATACATTGGTATCAGAGGGAGCTCAGAAATGAGATGTAAGcttaaaaagacagatttaTTGGAGAAAAGTATATTTGTATCTAAAGATTTAGATTACAAGTGTTCAGTACAAATTATAGActcacattttattgcattgGCCCTTCAGGTGAACATCCTGACATGGAAGATTAACATACAGCAACATGatttataaaaattgtttttttggttttttttaattatataaaactTTGCATTTAAGGACAGTACTTCGTTATATAGTAAATTATATAAGAAATGACTTGTGTTTATagtgtttatataaaaaaacaggtcatctgatgtgtgtctgtgtgaaatACTGTTCTGGGTGTGATGTAAAGTTATTGGTGCATATGGAatgatttaatataaaaaatatttgatctgtAATCACTTTCAGTCGTCCGTCCAGGTAGCAGAGAAGCTGCAGGCCTGCTGTGTCGCCAGCAGGTGGCAGGACGCTACTCAGGCCCCTCTGCTGTTGAAATGAAAAGGAAGCAGGAGGAAAGTTGGCTGCTGCTGGGGGGAGAATTCAGCTTTAGGCTTTTGCCTTCTTGGTTGGAGGCTCAGTAGAAGCGGTGCGAGACCCAACGACTGCAGGTGTATAAGGGATTCGAGCAGAAGTCACTTTCTTTCCAATGGTCTCGATCTGCAACCAGAGAGGTGAAGTTAGCCGTTTGTCTGCAGAACTGTTGCACCTTAAAGTCTCACCTAATCGCACTAACAGTCTGTAACGCATCACAATGATCCATTGTTTTCAGCAGGAAATTCACTCATTAGAACCAAGAAAAACAGAGACCAGGAGGCAGAAAACGATACAaggtttttagtttgtttataaGTAAAAATTTTAGGGTATGTCTCCAATATTGTGATAGACACATAATCAATATCAATACAAAAtacgtctgatagaatattcgATCATTTCAACcaactccgatccagaaccacacagcattctgggggatgtaggcagaggaaagactgtagctgctcaacctctcacagccagCTAAGCAAGGTGGGATCAACTCACTCATGCTTTGGTTACCTAACAACagcctgttgagtaacttgcagcagcagttttatgtaactgcttaaaaataaaaaagatttgcgcaaaaaggaaaaataagtaCATCAACTCAAATGAGACTGgattaaaacaggaaaggtcacatcACAAGTTCggcagcatttcagatatttaaaacaaaaactaatcaacaATTATCGACATAGCCGTATCGCCCAGTCCAAgactgaaaactgcaaaaaccaCATACttatgacttttatttaaaaaaataaggaataaaACCACCGATCAGTTTTTAATCTacttcaaaaacaacatttttaaggtTTGCCAAGTAGAGTCCAATGAAAATAACGTGACATAATGCGTAGAGTATGTCCGCTCACCTGAAAGCCGATGCTCTGCAGCTCGGCGTGGAGGTGGTCAAGGACTCTGCGACCGTCGAATATGAACGCCGGCTTCAGCATTTTCTTGTAAATCTTCTCGTAATCCAGTTCCTGTAGAGGCGTCAAAACGACATCATGAAATCTCAAGTGCACGGTTGCCAGGAAGAAGAAATGTGTAAGAAGAGTAATTATGATCGTGACCCTAAACATGTCCCACTCCGTGCAGATGACCAACGCATGAGCGCTCTGGCAGGCCTCATAAGGATCTGACGTTATAGTCACCAGCTCAGACACTGAGAAAAGAAACGAAAAGAGAGGGATTTATCATGTTTCACTATCACAAAACTAAATCACAgcttcagaaaacagaaatatttctccTTATTAATTCATTATTAAACAGTAGAGCCACTATGTTTCAGTTTACACTGTAAATATCTTAAACAACATGATTCATCATTACATCACACAGGGTTTATATGCTTTTCCCAcaataaaattcaagcactttttgatttcaaagttaaagttttcaaacttttccaagCACCaaactttcacaataaaaacaaattttttttattgttgttaatttattgtgataatatTCTACATAGTAGGGACAAAGTAGActaaaataacaacattttCTCACACACTCTAAAAACCTGATTGgtcagagaacaaaacaaactcaattaaAAACATCCCCGAGTTTCAATaactaacatttaaaatcaaaactacttttatttcaatcaaacaGATCGATAActcattaggaataataaatattcattacattaaACAAATTGTCTTAAGGCAAATGACCTACTTGCTTAAAGGCAATATAAATAATCACTTTCTATAAGGAGTTTTTTCTCCTAAAAGTTTATTACAACTTTGTTACAAAacaccagtttgaatatcaaacactttcaaggactttatgCAGAAAttaagcactttccaaaccttgaaagcaccttttttgaaattcaaacattttcaaggattGAAAATCCTTGAACCCTGAACacataaagaaaagtttaaaactacAATTAATTTGAGATGTTTTATAAAGCTTTCAatgggaaacagaaacaactaaATTAACCTGAAAGATGATTCTAGAAAAGTCATTCATATTCATTCAATCCGCGTGtcaatttaaaatgctttcCCCAAACATTGATCATGATTTCAAATTCACTAAACAAAGCTAGAGCTCTAAGTATCTCAAAGCACGAGTTCTCAACAAGGCTACTCGAGTTGAGTGTTTATTAATCGTTAACAGTAAATCACACAGCGCTGCAGGTCCAACAAAGCAAtgaactctctctctctctctcgctcacTCACCTCTTTCTGGGTTGTCCTCTGAGATGCTGGGCTGGGACAGGTCATAAACGATTTGCTGTTTAAGAACCTTGGGGTCATAGATAAACAGCTTGGCCCCCTCATCCATCAGATACTTTGATATGTAGATGCTGGATGACTCTCTGGAGTtgtaatacacacacaaacacatcaacaGTGATTAGGGGTGAAGTTCACTGCAGTGAGCTTTGGCAAGCTTCCAAGTGGTGGAAAAGTATCAGCACTGACTGGCCATGCTAATAGCAATGAATGAAAGCTTTAGCCTTTCTCTGCTGTGCCTGGGACAAGTTCACACTTGCAAAACAAGTCAAACCAGTTGATAAACTCAAGAAAACGAGAAGAGACTGACCTGGTGTCACCTGTGTCTTTTTTGAAAGAGAACCCCAGCAGAGCGATCTTTTTGCCGGTGACGGTGTTGAAGAGGCAGTCGATGATCCGACAAGCAAATCGTCGTCTTTGGTACTCATTCATGTCTATCACCTGAGAGGAATCGTGATCAgaataataaagacaaaacaaatgcagagaACTAGACCCTTCGTTTACAGAGGTGCAGTTCCCACCTGCTGCCAGTAGGACGCCACCTCCGGCAGATTGAGAGCCTCGCACAAATACACCAGGTTGAGCACATCTTTCTGGAAGCAGCTCCCACCGAAACCTGAACAGGGCATCAACGAATGCTtgtggattaaaaataaacaccaccTTCTAAACCTGCACCATTTATTGTTTGGGATAATCCTCCAGCACGTTTTGTTCCAAACATGTTGTGAAGggattttcagaaatattccagaGCATTCCCTCCTTAAGGAAAGTTGAGCTCTGCTGACTGCACTGTAAAAGGACAcgatcttaccaagtatttttagtctaatttctgatgcaaatatctcagtacacttgaattaacaaaactatcttacaagtaacatttttaagttcataattatttaatattgatgaaaaattgcTAGTTCCATttgcagattgtttcacttatatcTTTGGAAAAAtctcttataagtgaaataatttgccatgGGAActagttaaaacaagctcctatatctctCTGAAAATCTAcatgcaagttagttttgttttatttcaagtgtacaaagatatttgcaccagaaactacaCTAAAAGTACTTgagaagattttgtgtttttgcagtctgAACATTGCCTTCCTGTTACTCAACCTCAGGATTGTCCTGcttcacagacacacacattgCACCTTAAAAGGTTTTGCTGTGATTCTTACCAACGCTGGCTTTGAGGAACTTGCTGCCAATCCTCTGGTCCATTCCGATGGCCTTGGCCACTTCCTCCACGTCGGCTCCTGTGGCCTCACACAGAGCACTGATGCTGTTGATGCTGCTGATTCTCTGGGCCAGGAAAGCATTGGCTGCCTGCAAATCCACAACACAACCAGATGTTTCTTTCAACATTCAGccaaaaaatagaatatttttattccttgtcgcaaacaaaaaaaaaaagaagtagtaATTGCAACTTTGGTTgtcctttatttttcatttatgaaaATTATTTGACTTTTGATAGAGCATCGCAGTACATCAAAATTATGGTATGGTAATATCAATGTGTGCAAGGTCACAATAGCAACGGAGTGTTTTCAATATTTGAAGAGCCATGGATTTACGTTCTGCATGCCGATAAAATGTTGGACGTCATGAATGAATTTTCACTGATGCGGATCTTAGACTCAGAGATGCTGAAGTGTGAGGGAAAAGTAAGTTTATTGCAACTCATTTTAATCTCGCAATATTCAAAGATAATGTCGCAATTCAGTATTTTCCTGACAGACTTACGTAATTGAGGGTTTCTTGAGCTTCACATAATCAAATGAGAATTTTTTCACCCCTGACATCGAAATGTTGATTTTGgctaaaaacagaatttgaaaacattttggtgaCCAAGttactgtgaaaatgttttttttgtttattggaGTCAAATATGAAGGACTGTGAAATAAATACGACCAAATTcatgaaaactaattttttttggcttagactgaagatttaataaaataacatttaagaaaTTACTAGAGCTTTTCTGATTACTAAAAGTCATTAAGGTACTGTAAATCATAAGTAGAAAGTATTTTTCGTTACACTACAAATAGGTTTGCATTTGTAACACATTTGTACTATAATCTGATTTAGGACTGGAATTGGTTTGAATGAACTGGATTGATTGGAACTGAATTAGACCAGATTCTGTTGTAAAGTGCATTGAGATAACATTTGTGGTAATTTAGCGCTATAAAGTAAACATGAACTGCATTGAACATAATTTCTGAGTAAATGGTTTTGGGATAAACCACCAGTATCCATGTGTTCTCTATATGGTCCACTCACCAGTTTGGAGAGCTCAGACGACCAGGTGTTTGTAGTGATGATTCTGGATTTGGGCACCCAGTGTTCATACACAGCACAAAGCGCTTTGATCGCCCTCTGACCCTCCGGCGTCTCGTCCCCACCAATCAGGACGCGGTCGGGCTCCTTGAGATCCCGCACCGCCGTTCCCTCTGCGAGGAACTCCGGGTTGGACAGCACCTAAAACGACGTGCTCACACTCAGAAGCAAGACACAAGAAGAAACTCGGACACCACAGAGTTGTGTGTGAAAGTACACACCTGCAGGTTCAGGCTGGGTTTGGTGTTGGCGTCAAATATCCGCCTGATGCTCTCGGCGGCTCGCACGGGGACGGTGCTCTTCTCCGTGACGATCTTGTAGCCATTGGAGACCTCTACGATCTGCCGAGCGCATGACTCGATGAACTTCAGGTCGGCGGCGCGACCCTTCCCCATTCCATAGGTTTTGGTTGGGGTGTTGACCTGCCGAGACGATGCAGTTATGATGCGAGCTGATTAAACAGAAGGAAATCTTACGTGCGCTCAGACTGCATGACTCACGGAGATGAAGACCAGATCGGCATCCTTAATGGCTGAGGAAATGTCTGTGGAGAAGAACAAGTTTTTCCCTCTGCATGATTCAACCACTTCTTTCAGTCCCGGCTGAAATGAGAGGAAGTAGAGGGTTCAATTAGTGCAAGTGCAAGGAGGGGAAAGTGTTTCACAAAACACACGAGCAGCTCATGCTGATAACCACTAGTCATGATGATGTAATAGTGTGTGGTCAGGGTTGACGCAGGAAAATTGCGAAACAGCCTGGAACTAATTAATGGCTCACAAAGAAACGGAGCCACGGTCTTACTGAGACACGGACTGCAGCACCAACCAAATCTTACTGAGTCAACACTCTTCAGAGACAAGGTGTGgcttcaaataataataataaaaaaagtgagGCTGAACTTTCATGTCAACCCTGTATCAGCCACACCTTATTGCAAAGCATGTCAAAGGTGAAAAAGTGTTAATAAGCTGtgagctgctgctttctgtCCAAGTTCAACCATAAAACTCAATTAATCCTCGTCTCTGTGCTCTGAAACCGCTGATATCTTCCTACCTCGTAAATGGGCAGAGTGTCTGAGTTCCAGGCTTTAATGCGCGTCTCGTTGACGTCCACGACGGTCACCGTGATCTCCGGGCACATCTGAGCAATTACACTGCATGTTGGGCCACCTACGTACCCGGCTCCGATGCAACAGATCCGTTTGATCTCAAACATCTGTTAAAGACACACCCACAAAGGAACCATATGGAAAGTGCATGAGAAATATATACTTTCCTCTGCGAACTCACAGCGTAATAAATCAAGGCTGTATGTCTTGGCTGTGACTAtttcaagaaatgttttgttctgcagGAAAGAAGAACAACCGATGTGATTACAGACACCAGCAGAGTGATGTTAACATCAAAGAGATTTCTGACAAGCTGGAACCAGATACCATTTTAAATGTGGGATTAAACACTTTTGTAAGTGCGGCAAGCTCTCACTAGTCTAGCCCCTTAAAGCTCTTTCATACGCGACACGtttcttccaaaaaaaagagaggtcTTGAATCCGACGGTCATCTTTAAGTCTTTactgaatttaaaagaaaataaaaataacaaacagattcaaaacaaatagaaagtgaCGGTCAAAGGACTGTGTTACTCTCAAGGTGCCAGACTTCTACAAAGAGCAAGTACTTTCGTCTTTCATAAACTAATTAGTCACTAACCAATCAAAAGGCACCATGTCATAAGCTCAAACACAATACAATTACAGTCGcttatctttttcaaataacagaGTAAATACTTTactcacataaacacaaaataatattttgtattaagcTCCAAACATGTATATATGGCTCCTACAACTTTTATACAATGAAGCAGAATACAGTAAATCAGTATCAAATGCAGCAAACTGTGATAATAATAACTGAGATCCACCAATCAATTGGTTGAAGATTGAAATAGAACAATCTTCCCTCcattattattagtaataaataaaaaacagaggtTAGACTCATAACTGCCAACAaatgggttttttattttattttctgttaaattagAAACCATAACATCTATCAAAGAAGCTGCTGaatatgttttgtctttaatgtGATACAGTCctacaacataaaacaaatgtccattcttttcattaaatgaattaaaactgaGAACTTCCaccattttaagaaataaaacacaaatggacTGGAGCATCTTTAATGAATAGCGTTTCATATATTTCAAAGCCAGTGTGGGTAAATTCTCATTGTAGATCTTACGTTTGTCGggaaatgtttcatgttttgagGTATCTTTATAAATTTAATTAGTAATGATAAAATCTAGAGAGATGCCAAttttctcttcatgttttctGGTGATAACCAgattaaacactgaaaaatatgaatttttttgGTCTTCATAGTTGCTAaatgcatatgtattaattagttttattttgtaaccaggttgctgtgtAATGCAGGCcttctgcccaggtccctcttgaaaatgagatcagctttttcccacttgccatcagactgctgaactcttaactggactgcacttaaaatctggtctccactttataccttgcacatgtaagTAACTAAGtaacttcctttttactgtcagtcctgcactttatattttatatttatatttatattcatattttatactgtattttattttattctggagtaccctcacaacattgaaagctcaaaacattgtcctgagccgt
Proteins encoded in this region:
- the ugdh gene encoding UDP-glucose 6-dehydrogenase, whose product is MFEIKRICCIGAGYVGGPTCSVIAQMCPEITVTVVDVNETRIKAWNSDTLPIYEPGLKEVVESCRGKNLFFSTDISSAIKDADLVFISVNTPTKTYGMGKGRAADLKFIESCARQIVEVSNGYKIVTEKSTVPVRAAESIRRIFDANTKPSLNLQVLSNPEFLAEGTAVRDLKEPDRVLIGGDETPEGQRAIKALCAVYEHWVPKSRIITTNTWSSELSKLAANAFLAQRISSINSISALCEATGADVEEVAKAIGMDQRIGSKFLKASVGFGGSCFQKDVLNLVYLCEALNLPEVASYWQQVIDMNEYQRRRFACRIIDCLFNTVTGKKIALLGFSFKKDTGDTRESSSIYISKYLMDEGAKLFIYDPKVLKQQIVYDLSQPSISEDNPERVSELVTITSDPYEACQSAHALVICTEWDMFRELDYEKIYKKMLKPAFIFDGRRVLDHLHAELQSIGFQIETIGKKVTSARIPYTPAVVGSRTASTEPPTKKAKA